The window ATGAAAAGCATCGGCCACACAGCGGTCCGAAGATACACAAAAAGGGTCAACTATCAACATGGGCACGCTGTGAGTCATAAAGGTTCGTATGCCTCTTGCGAAAAGGATATGAGACTCCCAAAACTACCCGTCAACGTACTGAGGAACTTTGGATTTGTCGTGACTTGGACCATGGCTGAGGCACAGATAACGATACATGGCTAAACTAAGGAGTGACTATGGATTGTATGCTTCTAGTCTGTAAAGAGTGCCACAGAAAAGACGATATACAAGTTGTCAGTATGATTTATGATATTTTCTCCAACGTAATTCTTGACACTAGTGCCAAAAACACAAAGACAAAACGATTCGAAGAGGTTTTCCTTCCAAGAAAAAACAGTGTGCAACTGGTGCGGACACCCGAACACATTAACGAAAAAGACTACAGTCTCTTTATAGAAGAATATAGAAAGGCAAATTTATTGAAAGGCACTAGGCTTGATGGCACCAAAGAGCAGGCTCGAAACTTTTCAGAGTCTGGCAAGATGCCAATGTTTTTTATTCTATTTGAATACTTCTTTTGGAGTATTCTTTCTGCTTGAAGAGAGACCTTCCATTCGCCCCAAGTTCAGCAAGGTCATAAAGACGTGGGTGCAATCTTGGGAGATAGTATGATTTGCCTACCACTTGGGCAGAGCGATAATCTGAGTATAAAGCGTAAGAAGATATGTTCAACAACCTCCCTCTAGGGTTTCGGCAAACTTACATAGATGGTTGTCATCCCTGGCTCAGAGCAGTCTAATTCAATGTTCCCATTCTGAGCTTTGACCATTTTCATGGCGGAGTATGTCCCTAGCCCCGTCCCAAACTTCTTTCCTGAGGTGATCATTTTATTGAAAAAAGTGTCCCGTATGCTCTCTGGGACCTCGCCATAGTTGCGAATAGCTACTGAACAATAATCATTTTTGCCGAGGACGATTGAAATTGTTTTTTCGGGAGGAGATGCTTCGTACGCATTGACTAGTAAGTTCATGAAAGTGCTGTGTAAAAGGAATGCATCACCATATACGAGAAATGTTTTTTGGTCTCGATCCTCAGTGTCCATGCAGTCAATCGAAACATTTATTCGGGAAACCGACAGGGTTTCACCAATGAGGCCTACCACGGTAGAAATGATGTCGTGAAGGTCTACTGTGACAAAATCCACTTTGTAATATCCTTCCTCTAACTGGTATAATGTCAGACTTGAATCGATGGTTTGAAGCATCTTTTTACCGCTGTCCCGGATATTACCCACAATGATATTCTGGTCCTCTGTTAAGTTGGAGTCAGCAAGAATTGATTCCGACAGTGATATGGAAATTGTTAGCGCGCTTCTTAGATCGTTCTGGACGATTTTTTCAACAAAGTCTTTAGCTCTCATATCTTTGTTTAGTTGGGAAATATCCTCTTCAAGTGAAAAGATGTTATCTTGAGCGTCACTCAAGGCCGCCCTCGTTGCTGATAGTTTTTCCTTTGCGATCTGCTGGTTGTCGCTAACAATACTAAGGTGGCCTAATGCTTCTATTCTGTCTGCTTCTTGAGCTTCGATAATCTGTTTGTCGTTTTTTCTGTCAGATTGCATCTTTGAAATCAGAGCATTGCGCTTCAAAACTTTATTCTGAAGTTTGACTCTTTCGCTATCGTCTGAAGAATTGATTGGAGTACTTTTGTGTTTTAGTTTTCCAATGGCAGCAATTATTCCGATGGTGATACCGAGAAGCAGGGTTACCAGAAGAATAAATGCGCGGGACAA of the Pseudodesulfovibrio sp. zrk46 genome contains:
- a CDS encoding HAMP domain-containing sensor histidine kinase codes for the protein MPRVLTKFRHKTHLAVTLSLILLFLLFLLQNTEQVQVAFIFWTISLSRAFILLVTLLLGITIGIIAAIGKLKHKSTPINSSDDSERVKLQNKVLKRNALISKMQSDRKNDKQIIEAQEADRIEALGHLSIVSDNQQIAKEKLSATRAALSDAQDNIFSLEEDISQLNKDMRAKDFVEKIVQNDLRSALTISISLSESILADSNLTEDQNIIVGNIRDSGKKMLQTIDSSLTLYQLEEGYYKVDFVTVDLHDIISTVVGLIGETLSVSRINVSIDCMDTEDRDQKTFLVYGDAFLLHSTFMNLLVNAYEASPPEKTISIVLGKNDYCSVAIRNYGEVPESIRDTFFNKMITSGKKFGTGLGTYSAMKMVKAQNGNIELDCSEPGMTTIYVSLPKP